One stretch of Candidatus Bathyarchaeia archaeon DNA includes these proteins:
- a CDS encoding F420-nonreducing hydrogenase codes for MKRLMTVSLMSDAGCHVELLNLHHRILELPGKVSLVYSQILMDEKELPRSVDIALVEGAVRTDHDQETLRKVREASGLVVAFGSCACLGGVPSLINPTPIQEALKSVYLETASTVGGVIPYKDVPKPLEFVLPISEVVKVDYMIPGCPPESDEIFATVTSLLEGEEPHLTEKHVCDECDLERRGVFEARLKRVHERPEPGRCLLEQGYLCLGPATRGGCKARCPGRMVPCDGCRGPSDTSWDQGLAMLDAVSATAHERIGTYELRTHAGIFHRYTYGASALSRLQRRLKK; via the coding sequence TTGAAAAGGTTGATGACCGTTAGCTTGATGTCCGACGCCGGATGCCATGTGGAGCTGTTGAACCTACACCACCGCATATTGGAGTTGCCTGGGAAAGTGAGCCTAGTCTATTCGCAGATCTTGATGGATGAAAAGGAGCTTCCCAGAAGCGTGGACATCGCCTTAGTGGAGGGAGCTGTGAGAACAGACCACGACCAAGAAACGTTGAGAAAGGTGAGAGAAGCCTCAGGCCTCGTAGTGGCGTTCGGTTCATGCGCGTGCCTCGGAGGTGTCCCATCCCTTATCAACCCTACGCCCATACAAGAGGCTTTGAAATCTGTTTACTTGGAGACAGCGTCAACAGTTGGAGGTGTCATACCATATAAGGATGTGCCTAAACCCCTAGAATTCGTCCTCCCCATCTCCGAGGTGGTGAAAGTTGACTACATGATTCCGGGCTGTCCCCCGGAGTCGGATGAGATATTCGCCACGGTCACAAGCTTGCTTGAGGGTGAGGAGCCCCATCTAACCGAGAAGCATGTATGCGATGAATGCGATCTTGAGAGGCGGGGGGTTTTCGAGGCGAGGTTAAAACGGGTACATGAAAGACCGGAGCCAGGTCGATGCCTCCTGGAGCAAGGATACCTATGCCTAGGCCCGGCCACACGGGGCGGATGCAAAGCCCGATGCCCAGGGAGGATGGTTCCATGCGACGGCTGTAGAGGGCCTTCAGACACGAGTTGGGATCAGGGATTGGCCATGCTGGACGCGGTCTCCGCAACGGCCCACGAAAGGATCGGCACCTATGAGTTGAGGACCCACGCGGGGATATTCCACCGATATACTTACGGCGCCTCTGCGCTGTCGAGGCTTCAAAGGAGGTTGAAGAAATAA
- a CDS encoding CoB--CoM heterodisulfide reductase iron-sulfur subunit A family protein, protein MTGERVGVFVCHCGMNIAKAVDVKAVSEYAKGLEGVVYAVDYEFLCSEEGQKIIKEAIKAHELSRVVVASCSPKLHEPTFKRLLQEAGLNPFLLEVANIREQCSWAHYHEPKKATEKARFLVRAAVERAKQLEEIGFMKVNITPSALVIGGGLAGVQAALAIADLGFETYLIEKSPTLGGQAAKLASTFPTEDCGVCSAASVGETHRKCLYRSTVRESPNLKVYTNAELEDFSGHVGSFKARIRVNPRYVDSNVCVSCGRCEDICPVEVPDEFNEGLSSRKAIYIPFMQCIPHAYLVDGKACTKCGKCVDACPLNAVNLDEKPVEFDLTVGCVIVATGFQEFKPSGLYGYGVYPDVVTQSQLARMLDPTGPFEGRILKPSNRKPARRLLMVQCAGARDPDYYPYCGKICCMIALKHAKQIMENHPETEVTVCYEDLRLAGKGYEQYFEECKRLGVRFLRGKLQEVKGNGEGLTASITTVNGGSVTVNTDLIVLSAALTPSMGAEALARVMKLTLSPDGFFSELHPKLAPVDTRIDGVYICGACQGPKDIRQSVTQAAAAAARAATLLLKGAVEVDLAKAQVDEEVCIACGACIALCPYNAVELKDGKAHVVEAACKGCGICAAECPEGAMQLRHFRDGQIEAMVEAVLGG, encoded by the coding sequence TTGACAGGGGAGAGGGTAGGAGTCTTCGTATGCCATTGTGGGATGAATATCGCTAAGGCTGTGGACGTTAAAGCCGTCAGCGAGTATGCCAAAGGCTTAGAAGGAGTCGTATATGCGGTGGACTACGAGTTTCTATGCTCGGAGGAGGGGCAGAAGATCATCAAAGAGGCGATTAAAGCCCATGAGCTAAGCCGCGTTGTCGTCGCATCTTGCTCCCCAAAGCTTCACGAACCCACCTTTAAAAGGCTATTGCAGGAAGCAGGTTTAAACCCTTTTCTGCTGGAGGTAGCCAACATCAGGGAGCAATGCTCATGGGCCCATTACCATGAGCCTAAAAAGGCCACGGAGAAGGCTCGGTTTCTCGTCAGGGCGGCAGTGGAAAGAGCTAAACAGCTTGAGGAAATAGGGTTTATGAAGGTTAACATAACCCCTTCAGCGCTCGTCATCGGGGGTGGATTGGCAGGCGTTCAGGCCGCGTTAGCCATAGCGGACCTAGGCTTCGAAACCTATTTAATTGAAAAGTCTCCAACCCTAGGCGGTCAAGCGGCTAAGCTGGCCTCAACGTTTCCCACAGAAGACTGTGGCGTCTGCTCCGCGGCTAGTGTGGGGGAAACGCATCGAAAGTGCCTGTACAGGTCTACAGTAAGAGAGTCTCCAAACCTGAAGGTTTACACCAATGCTGAGCTGGAGGATTTCTCCGGCCACGTTGGGTCTTTTAAGGCGAGGATCAGGGTTAACCCACGGTACGTGGACTCCAATGTTTGCGTCTCATGCGGTAGGTGTGAGGACATCTGCCCGGTGGAGGTCCCCGACGAGTTTAACGAAGGCTTAAGTTCTAGGAAGGCTATATACATTCCTTTTATGCAATGTATCCCCCACGCGTACCTCGTAGATGGAAAGGCCTGTACTAAGTGTGGTAAATGCGTCGACGCATGCCCTTTGAACGCCGTTAACTTGGATGAGAAACCAGTTGAGTTTGATTTAACAGTGGGGTGTGTCATCGTGGCGACGGGCTTCCAGGAATTTAAGCCGAGCGGCTTATACGGGTACGGGGTTTATCCAGACGTGGTAACCCAGTCACAGCTCGCCCGCATGCTAGACCCGACAGGCCCTTTTGAGGGGAGGATCCTCAAACCGTCGAACAGAAAACCTGCAAGAAGATTGTTGATGGTTCAATGCGCGGGAGCACGGGATCCAGATTACTATCCTTATTGCGGGAAGATTTGTTGCATGATCGCTTTAAAACACGCGAAGCAAATCATGGAAAACCATCCTGAAACCGAGGTAACAGTGTGCTATGAAGACCTAAGGCTGGCTGGAAAGGGCTACGAACAATACTTTGAGGAGTGTAAAAGGCTTGGAGTAAGGTTTCTCAGGGGTAAACTGCAGGAGGTAAAGGGAAACGGGGAAGGCTTAACTGCGTCCATAACCACGGTTAACGGCGGCTCAGTTACTGTCAACACGGACCTGATCGTCCTATCAGCGGCGCTCACGCCGAGTATGGGAGCTGAAGCTCTAGCCCGGGTGATGAAGCTTACGTTAAGCCCGGATGGTTTTTTCTCCGAGTTGCATCCTAAACTCGCTCCCGTTGACACGAGAATCGACGGCGTATACATCTGTGGGGCGTGTCAGGGCCCGAAGGATATACGGCAATCCGTCACCCAAGCGGCCGCGGCGGCCGCTAGGGCCGCTACCCTCTTATTGAAGGGCGCTGTTGAAGTTGACTTGGCCAAGGCCCAAGTAGATGAGGAGGTTTGTATCGCATGCGGGGCCTGCATCGCTCTCTGCCCCTATAACGCGGTGGAGTTGAAGGATGGGAAAGCCCATGTCGTCGAGGCGGCTTGCAAAGGATGTGGGATATGCGCCGCCGAATGCCCTGAGGGCGCGATGCAGCTTCGCCACTTCAGGGACGGACAAATCGAAGCCATGGTTGAAGCTGTGTTGGGAGGTTAG
- a CDS encoding hydrogenase iron-sulfur subunit, whose protein sequence is MPSLHLCRCGGILPDVLDLYKLKEFSTRRSDVETCRIHDALCTPRGLEQLKAWVKKDKPSSVVVAACSKRLIGPLINAAISEAGLDPAFVEVVALREHCVWPHQEDGKKALIKAERMLSAAVERVKGARPAQRVKAKPFNEALVIGGGVAGIQAALELANKDVRVHLVENTPTIGGKMALLVKTYPTDDCAICILGPKMAEVRAHPNINLLTYSEVREVKRMPNGFRVTVEKKPRYVDFEKCTGCGMCAEKCPVKVENEWNGGLGFRKAIYIPYPQAVPKKCLIDTEHCLYFQKGICRVCEKVCPTNAPNFDDKPQLITLDVGAIIIATGFKEYNPAEEEKYGVKEGKGDVITQFQLARILDPSGPTQGKLVRISDGVKPKSVLMVQCVGSRDPTVFPDCSRYCTMAAIKHATLIKVEQDPEIDVTILYKDVRAGGKGFEEYYDRSKYRFQVNFVLGELIRVSRKPDGKMEVKYQNPETGDQDVLLSDMVVLSCGGRPSEGIDRLAKALGLALDKTGFFQEADGKIGVVESSVPGVYLAGYCQGPKDIPESVEQAWASALRAISHLKSLKERRTLNPEWVEVRCGGCGICAATCPQKAITIVEGKPQIDFLACWGCGVCVMACPNKALEIPSYSSRRLSLEIAAALSGRAGDSDSPIIAFCCGECVYTLLDNVGFHRKTYSAEFTPIFLPCVNMLSTEHVLYAIDRGAAGVLVLGCKVEESYLGEKAERLRARFKVLEKLMEDLGLNGKKLGVYCYAGGEVDKFLQDLEEFQHGLKGETSP, encoded by the coding sequence TTGCCTTCCCTACATCTGTGCCGTTGCGGCGGAATCCTCCCTGATGTATTGGACCTGTACAAGTTAAAGGAGTTTTCGACGCGGAGAAGCGATGTGGAAACCTGTCGGATCCACGATGCCCTCTGTACGCCGCGGGGTCTAGAACAGTTGAAGGCCTGGGTTAAAAAGGATAAGCCCAGTAGTGTGGTGGTCGCAGCGTGCTCGAAGCGTTTAATCGGGCCTTTAATCAACGCGGCGATTAGTGAGGCTGGACTGGATCCAGCTTTTGTTGAAGTGGTAGCATTGAGGGAGCATTGTGTGTGGCCCCATCAAGAAGATGGAAAAAAGGCTTTAATTAAGGCTGAGAGAATGTTGAGCGCCGCGGTGGAAAGGGTTAAGGGCGCTAGGCCCGCCCAGAGGGTTAAGGCGAAGCCGTTTAACGAGGCGTTGGTTATCGGTGGGGGAGTCGCTGGGATTCAAGCTGCGTTGGAGCTGGCTAATAAGGATGTGAGGGTGCACCTTGTCGAGAACACCCCGACCATCGGGGGGAAGATGGCTTTGCTGGTGAAGACCTATCCCACCGATGACTGCGCCATCTGCATTCTCGGACCGAAAATGGCCGAAGTCCGAGCGCATCCGAACATCAACTTGTTAACGTACTCAGAGGTCAGGGAGGTGAAGAGGATGCCGAACGGATTCAGGGTGACCGTCGAAAAAAAGCCTCGGTATGTTGATTTCGAGAAGTGTACTGGATGTGGGATGTGCGCAGAGAAGTGCCCGGTGAAGGTTGAAAACGAGTGGAATGGCGGGTTAGGGTTTCGGAAAGCCATATACATCCCATATCCTCAGGCGGTTCCTAAAAAATGTCTTATCGACACTGAACACTGCCTATACTTCCAGAAGGGCATATGCCGAGTATGCGAGAAGGTTTGCCCAACCAATGCTCCTAATTTCGACGATAAACCCCAGTTGATAACATTGGATGTGGGCGCCATCATCATCGCCACGGGTTTCAAAGAATACAACCCCGCTGAGGAGGAGAAGTACGGAGTTAAAGAAGGAAAAGGCGATGTGATTACGCAGTTTCAACTGGCGAGGATCTTAGATCCTTCAGGACCAACCCAGGGAAAGTTGGTCAGGATTTCAGACGGCGTGAAGCCTAAATCAGTGTTGATGGTTCAATGCGTCGGGTCTAGAGATCCAACCGTGTTTCCAGATTGCTCTAGGTACTGTACCATGGCCGCCATCAAGCACGCTACTTTAATTAAGGTTGAACAGGACCCAGAGATCGACGTTACCATCCTCTATAAGGATGTTAGGGCCGGCGGTAAGGGCTTCGAAGAATACTATGATAGGAGCAAGTATAGGTTTCAGGTAAACTTCGTGCTCGGAGAGTTAATCAGAGTATCCAGAAAACCGGATGGAAAGATGGAGGTGAAGTATCAAAACCCTGAGACAGGTGATCAAGATGTCCTGCTCAGCGATATGGTTGTGCTCTCATGCGGCGGAAGGCCCAGCGAAGGGATTGACCGTCTGGCGAAGGCCCTAGGCCTCGCCTTGGATAAGACAGGGTTCTTCCAAGAAGCCGACGGCAAGATAGGGGTCGTGGAATCAAGCGTCCCCGGAGTATACTTGGCTGGGTACTGTCAGGGGCCGAAGGATATACCTGAATCTGTAGAGCAGGCGTGGGCCTCCGCCCTTAGAGCGATCAGCCATTTAAAAAGCCTTAAGGAAAGGCGTACCCTCAACCCGGAGTGGGTCGAAGTGAGATGCGGCGGCTGCGGTATCTGCGCTGCCACATGCCCCCAGAAGGCAATCACCATAGTGGAAGGGAAGCCTCAAATCGACTTCCTCGCCTGCTGGGGTTGCGGCGTATGCGTCATGGCCTGCCCTAACAAAGCGCTGGAAATCCCCAGCTACTCGTCCAGAAGGCTGAGCCTCGAAATCGCGGCCGCTCTATCTGGGAGAGCTGGGGATTCTGACTCGCCGATCATAGCCTTCTGCTGCGGTGAATGCGTGTACACGCTCCTCGACAACGTGGGATTCCATAGAAAAACATACTCCGCCGAGTTCACGCCCATCTTCTTGCCATGCGTGAACATGCTGTCCACGGAGCATGTGTTATACGCTATAGACCGGGGAGCCGCCGGTGTGCTGGTGTTAGGCTGTAAGGTTGAGGAAAGCTATTTGGGGGAGAAGGCTGAGAGGTTGAGGGCTAGATTCAAGGTGTTGGAGAAGCTGATGGAAGACTTGGGTTTAAACGGGAAAAAACTCGGCGTCTACTGTTATGCCGGGGGAGAAGTGGATAAATTCCTCCAAGATCTCGAAGAGTTTCAACACGGATTAAAAGGGGAAACCTCGCCTTGA
- a CDS encoding hydrogenase iron-sulfur subunit, producing MGNSFEPTILCFACWWCSYEAADIAGTSKLSYPPSVRIVRVPCSGRVDLLHVLRAFQMGADGIAVTGCLKDGCHYINGNLRAERRVLRLKRLLDEIGVGGDRLEMYFMSAGMPDKFAESMKELYERVLKLGPNPLRRIRVEKVDDR from the coding sequence TTGGGAAACAGCTTTGAACCTACCATCCTATGCTTTGCCTGCTGGTGGTGCTCCTACGAAGCGGCGGACATCGCTGGAACATCAAAGCTAAGCTACCCACCTAGCGTTCGCATTGTGAGGGTCCCATGCTCAGGCCGCGTCGACCTCTTACATGTGTTGAGGGCCTTCCAGATGGGGGCAGACGGCATCGCTGTGACTGGTTGCTTAAAGGACGGATGTCACTACATCAACGGAAACCTGAGGGCTGAGAGAAGGGTGTTAAGGCTGAAGAGGCTGTTGGACGAGATAGGGGTTGGAGGCGACCGCTTGGAAATGTACTTCATGTCAGCGGGCATGCCAGATAAATTCGCCGAGTCTATGAAGGAGTTGTACGAAAGGGTATTGAAGCTGGGGCCAAATCCTTTGAGGAGGATTCGAGTTGAAAAGGTTGATGACCGTTAG